Proteins encoded within one genomic window of Deltaproteobacteria bacterium:
- a CDS encoding tetratricopeptide repeat protein, with protein sequence MSRSPYPPWELAKLAGSAGDYGKALFYLRKALERYPSSPWIRIDMAKALAGLRRWDEAGDILGEVAKYGQFDQRATDTARKYLDEIRSKSKRL encoded by the coding sequence TCATGAGCAGGAGCCCCTATCCTCCATGGGAGTTGGCGAAACTGGCCGGATCGGCAGGGGATTACGGGAAGGCCCTGTTCTATCTGAGAAAGGCTCTGGAACGTTATCCATCTTCACCGTGGATCAGGATCGACATGGCCAAAGCCCTGGCCGGCCTGAGGCGGTGGGATGAGGCCGGAGATATATTGGGTGAGGTCGCGAAATACGGGCAATTCGACCAGAGGGCAACGGATACAGCCCGAAAATACCTGGATGAAATCAGGTCCAAGTCCAAACGGCTATGA